A region of Carassius gibelio isolate Cgi1373 ecotype wild population from Czech Republic chromosome B11, carGib1.2-hapl.c, whole genome shotgun sequence DNA encodes the following proteins:
- the LOC127968623 gene encoding protein FAM126B isoform X1: protein MLCSERGVVEEWLSEFKTLPEDQIRSYSGSLRLKKALVPALYAVIQEQPISELLAPVCHQLFELYRSSEEGLRRFTLQFLPELIWVYLRLSASRERYRNGCVEALLLGIYNLEIVDSKGNGKLLSFTIPSLSKPSIYHEPSSLGSMALTEGALNQHDLIRVVYSGLLSQRETFTSQNRFEVLSFLMLCYNSAVVFMPASSHQSVCRMSTRLCVSGYPRQQQKSWKEPCNRVRLEPEFMVQMLTAVYHAIYNGQWDLGREALDDILYRAQLDLHAQPLLVANAIRRSLPSRPPEGSRNLLEVEVTPAGRCISQAAVTAASIRRLRWKREDCFDFSTTTEFYASMTPSRYTPLERPDSPVARGRIKCTIHLTLQGDADGVSCGEDSFDPDEGFSSGASSSSQPSSVKRDWVITGVRPFRDPGARQRESTSADTRAALRSLHQRHQSPPPAISLRTAESSRSPSPSAPRRFLDPHYIPPFTDAPPKTSSTSSSKSLDCTGLNGSSGPTDSLSLGSLSADRAHYLSAISLQDERLGRATRSQDLLSPGSPFSSGSPLSKQSRSPSFNMQIISQV from the exons ATGCTCTGCTCAGAGCGTGGCGTGGTGGAGGAATGGCTCTCAGAGTTCAAG ACATTACCTGAGGATCAAATCCGCAGCTATTCTGGCAGCCTGCGTCTGAAGAAAGCTCTTGTACCTGCTCTCTATGCTGTTATTCAGGAGCAGCCCATCAGTGAG CTGTTGGCTCCGGTGTGTCATCAGTTGTTTGAGTTGTACCGGAGCTCAGAGGAGGGTTTGCGTCGGTTTACTCTGCAGTTCCTGCCTGAGCTCATCTGGGTGTACTTGCGGCTTTCTGCCAGCAGAGAGCGCTACCGGAACGGCTGCGTGGAAGCCCTGCTACTGGGGATCTATAACCTG GAAATTGTGGACAGTAAAGGAAATGGAAAGCTGCTGTCATTCACCATACCATCTCTCTCCAAGCCTTCAATATACCATGAG CCATCCAGTCTGGGGTCCATGGCGTTAACCGAGGGAGCCCTGAACCAGCACGACCTCATCCGGGTGGTGTACAGCGGTCTGCTGTCCCAGAGAGAGACATTTACCTCACAAAACAG GTTTGAGGTGCTGTCTTTTCTGATGCTCTGCTACAACTCAGCTGTGGTCTTTATGCCTGCGTCCTCCCACCAATCGGTTTGCAGAATGAGCACACG ACTGTGTGTGAGCGGTTACCCGCGGCAGCAGCAGAAGTCGTGGAAGGAGCCGTGTAACCGTGTACGACTGGAGCCAGAGTTTATGGTGCAGATGCTGACTGCTGTTTACCACGCCAT TTATAATGGGCAGTGGGATCTGGGGAGGGAAGCTTTGGATGACATCCTCTACCGAGCACAGCTAGACCTCCATGCCCAGCCATTACTG GTGGCAAATGCAATTAGACGCTCACTTCCGTCCCGTCCTCCGGAGGGTTCGCGGAACCTTTTGGAGGTGGAAGTAACGCCTGCCGGGAGATGCATCTCACAGGCAGCTGTCACTGCCGCCTCCATTCGTCGCCTCCGCTGGAAACGAGAGG ATTGTTTTGATTTCTCAACCACGACTGAATTCTACGCCTCCATGACCCCCAGCCGATACACCCCCCTGGAGAGACCAGACAGTCCTGTGGCACGTGGGCGGATAAAGTGCACCATTCACCTAACCTTGCAAGGGG ATGCCGATGGTGTGAGCTGTGGAGAGGACTCTTTTGACCCAGATGAAGGGTTTTCCTCTGGGGCTTCCAGCAGCAGCCAGCCCAGCAGCGTGAAACGAGACTGGGTCATAACGGGCGTTCGACCTTTCCGAGATCCTGGGGCCAGACAGAGGGAGAGCACTTCGGCCGACACCAGAGCTGCTCTGCGAAGCCTCCACCAACGGCACCAGTCCCCTCCTCCTGCCATCAGTCTCCGTACTGCAGAAAGCAGTCGCAGCCCGAGTCCCAGTGCTCCCAGACGCTTTCTGGACCCACATTACATCCCTCCCTTCACTGATGCGCCGCCTAAAACAAGCAGCACATCTTCTAGCAAGTCTCTTGACTGTACTGGCCTAAACGGCTCATCCGGACCTACAGATAGTCTTTCGCTGGGAAGCCTCAGTGCAGACAGAGCACATTATCTGTCAGCCATCAGCTTGCAGGATGAACGACTAGGGCGAGCGACGCGGAGCCAGGATCTCCTGTCCCCCGGGAGTCCGTTCTCCTCTGGAAGCCCACTGTCCAAACAGTCTCGATCACCCAGTTTTAATATGCAGATTATATCACAGGTGTAg
- the LOC127968623 gene encoding protein FAM126B isoform X2 — protein sequence MLCSERGVVEEWLSEFKTLPEDQIRSYSGSLRLKKALVPALYAVIQEQPISELLAPVCHQLFELYRSSEEGLRRFTLQFLPELIWVYLRLSASRERYRNGCVEALLLGIYNLEIVDSKGNGKLLSFTIPSLSKPSIYHEPSSLGSMALTEGALNQHDLIRVVYSGLLSQRETFTSQNRFEVLSFLMLCYNSAVVFMPASSHQSVCRMSTRLCVSGYPRQQQKSWKEPCNRVRLEPEFMVQMLTAVYHAIYNGQWDLGREALDDILYRAQLDLHAQPLLVANAIRRSLPSRPPEGSRNLLEVEVTPAGRCISQAAVTAASIRRLRWKREDADGVSCGEDSFDPDEGFSSGASSSSQPSSVKRDWVITGVRPFRDPGARQRESTSADTRAALRSLHQRHQSPPPAISLRTAESSRSPSPSAPRRFLDPHYIPPFTDAPPKTSSTSSSKSLDCTGLNGSSGPTDSLSLGSLSADRAHYLSAISLQDERLGRATRSQDLLSPGSPFSSGSPLSKQSRSPSFNMQIISQV from the exons ATGCTCTGCTCAGAGCGTGGCGTGGTGGAGGAATGGCTCTCAGAGTTCAAG ACATTACCTGAGGATCAAATCCGCAGCTATTCTGGCAGCCTGCGTCTGAAGAAAGCTCTTGTACCTGCTCTCTATGCTGTTATTCAGGAGCAGCCCATCAGTGAG CTGTTGGCTCCGGTGTGTCATCAGTTGTTTGAGTTGTACCGGAGCTCAGAGGAGGGTTTGCGTCGGTTTACTCTGCAGTTCCTGCCTGAGCTCATCTGGGTGTACTTGCGGCTTTCTGCCAGCAGAGAGCGCTACCGGAACGGCTGCGTGGAAGCCCTGCTACTGGGGATCTATAACCTG GAAATTGTGGACAGTAAAGGAAATGGAAAGCTGCTGTCATTCACCATACCATCTCTCTCCAAGCCTTCAATATACCATGAG CCATCCAGTCTGGGGTCCATGGCGTTAACCGAGGGAGCCCTGAACCAGCACGACCTCATCCGGGTGGTGTACAGCGGTCTGCTGTCCCAGAGAGAGACATTTACCTCACAAAACAG GTTTGAGGTGCTGTCTTTTCTGATGCTCTGCTACAACTCAGCTGTGGTCTTTATGCCTGCGTCCTCCCACCAATCGGTTTGCAGAATGAGCACACG ACTGTGTGTGAGCGGTTACCCGCGGCAGCAGCAGAAGTCGTGGAAGGAGCCGTGTAACCGTGTACGACTGGAGCCAGAGTTTATGGTGCAGATGCTGACTGCTGTTTACCACGCCAT TTATAATGGGCAGTGGGATCTGGGGAGGGAAGCTTTGGATGACATCCTCTACCGAGCACAGCTAGACCTCCATGCCCAGCCATTACTG GTGGCAAATGCAATTAGACGCTCACTTCCGTCCCGTCCTCCGGAGGGTTCGCGGAACCTTTTGGAGGTGGAAGTAACGCCTGCCGGGAGATGCATCTCACAGGCAGCTGTCACTGCCGCCTCCATTCGTCGCCTCCGCTGGAAACGAGAGG ATGCCGATGGTGTGAGCTGTGGAGAGGACTCTTTTGACCCAGATGAAGGGTTTTCCTCTGGGGCTTCCAGCAGCAGCCAGCCCAGCAGCGTGAAACGAGACTGGGTCATAACGGGCGTTCGACCTTTCCGAGATCCTGGGGCCAGACAGAGGGAGAGCACTTCGGCCGACACCAGAGCTGCTCTGCGAAGCCTCCACCAACGGCACCAGTCCCCTCCTCCTGCCATCAGTCTCCGTACTGCAGAAAGCAGTCGCAGCCCGAGTCCCAGTGCTCCCAGACGCTTTCTGGACCCACATTACATCCCTCCCTTCACTGATGCGCCGCCTAAAACAAGCAGCACATCTTCTAGCAAGTCTCTTGACTGTACTGGCCTAAACGGCTCATCCGGACCTACAGATAGTCTTTCGCTGGGAAGCCTCAGTGCAGACAGAGCACATTATCTGTCAGCCATCAGCTTGCAGGATGAACGACTAGGGCGAGCGACGCGGAGCCAGGATCTCCTGTCCCCCGGGAGTCCGTTCTCCTCTGGAAGCCCACTGTCCAAACAGTCTCGATCACCCAGTTTTAATATGCAGATTATATCACAGGTGTAg
- the zgc:162816 gene encoding D-threo-3-hydroxyaspartate dehydratase, translating to MAAVEFIKDLCTPALIIDLDQMKRNAEGMLERFHTLGVQLRPHMKTHKTLECADIMTGGSRRCIVVSTLAEAAFYADNGYDDILYAYPLPFDKVERCAELSKRLSLFQVMVDNHLALQELKKRPLKQGQVWKVWMKLDCDNGRAGVPHCDPAALQLALEIWDTSGVELMGIYAHCGNTYACQGEQQIKAVAQETTTIVLQFMEKLEAAGIKGVKSSIGSTPSCSQPVPDMALLSEVHPGNYIFYDVQQSLIGSCSLEDVAVRVLTRVIGHYPHRNQLLVDCGWTALSHDGGGRLPTGYAIIEGHPELKLLSMTQEHGRVEPISGKLDFKQFPLGSLLTLMPYHACATAMMHPVYFVHSKGKIIDTWKPTRGW from the exons ATGGCTGCTGTTGAATTCATCAAAGACCTTTGTACTCCAGCGCTGATCATTGACCTGGATCAGATGAAGAGAAACGCTGAAGGCATGCTCGAGCGCTTCCACACACTGGGAGTCCAGCTCCGACctcacatgaaaacacacaaaacact GGAGTGTGCGGACATCATGACAGGAGGCTCTCGTCGTTGTATTGTTGTGTCTACTCTAGCCGAGGCGGCATTCTATGCTGATAACGGCTATGACGATATACTTTATGCATACCCTCTGCCATTTGATAAAGTGGAGCGCTGTGCAGAGCTGTCCAAGAGACTTTCTCTATTCCAGGTCATGGTGGACAACCACCTGGCCCTGCAGGAACTGAAGAAGAGACCTCTGAAACAGGGACAAGTCTGGAAGGTGTGGATGAAACTGGATTGTGACAATGGGAGAG cgGGCGTTCCTCATTGTGACCCAGCTGCTCTACAGCTCGCCCTGGAGATCTGGGACACTTCAGGGGTGGAGCTGATGGGAATTTACGCCCACTGTGGGAACACTTATGCCTGTCAGGGGGAGCAGCAAATCAAAGCTGTTGCTCAGGAAACCACTACGATTGTGCTACAGTTCATGGAGAA GTTGGAGGCTGCTGGAATAAAAGGTGTCAAATCCAGCATTGGCTCCACCCCTTCCTGTAGCCAACCAGTGCCAGACATGGCCCTGTTGAGTGAGGTGCATCCTGGGAACTACATATTTTATG ATGTGCAGCAGTCCCTCATCGGCTCCTGTAGCCTTGAGGATGTGGCAGTACGGGTGCTGACACGGGTCATAGGTCACTACCCACACAGGAACCAGTTACTTGTAGATTGTGGGTGGACAGCACTGAGTCATGATGGCGGGGGGCGCTTACCTACAGGATACGCCATCATCGAAGGACACCCAGAACTCAA ACTCCTGTCTATGACTCAGGAACACGGCAGGGTGGAGCCCATCTCTGGaaaactggacttcaagcagtTCCCACTGGGGTCCCTCCTCACACTCATGCCTTACCAT GCTTGTGCTACCGCTATGATGCATCCAGTTTATTTTGTCCATTCTAAAGGGAAGATTATAGACACCTGGAAACCCACCCGAGGCTGGTAA
- the LOC127968200 gene encoding egl nine homolog 1, producing MEGNSRESERLERERQYCELCGKMENLMKCGRCRSSFYCSKEHQKQDWKKHKRVCKEADKQQQQTPPVEEHSPVQYNTSEPSNTSQSNSTVTSPGERTPDFIKSATHSETKPSSDCVKPNVQTRSPPQKLATDYIVPCMNKYGICVIDNFLGEEFGLSILEDVRALYMTGDFTDGQLVSQRSDSSKDIRGDKITWVEGKEPGCERIAFLMSRMDDVIRHCNGNLGSYRINGRTKAMVACYPGNGTGYVRHVDNPNGDGRCVTCIYYLNKDWDAKEHGGILRIFPEGTAQFADIEPKFDRLLLFWSDRRNPHEVQPAYATRYAITVWYFDADERARAKEKYLTGTGERGVKVELNKPSEPS from the exons ATGGAGGGAAACTCAAGGGAAAGCGAGCGTCTGGAGCGAGAGCGCCAGTACTGCGAGCTGTGCGGGAAAATGGAGAACCTCATGAAGTGCGGACGGTGTCGCAGCTCGTTCTACTGCAGCAAAGAGCACCAGAAACAGGACTGGAAGAAGCACAAGCGGGTCTGCAAGGAGGCCgacaagcagcagcagcagacgcCGCCAGTCGAAGAACACAGCCCCGTACAGTACAACACTTCAGAACCGTCCAACACTTCTCAGAGTAACTCCACCGTGACGTCACCCGGCGAAAGAACGCCAGATTTTATCAAGTCCGCCACGCACTCTGAAACCAAACCGAGCTCTGACTGTGTGAAACCCAACGTACAGACCCGCTCGCCTCCCCAGAAGCTGGCCACGGACTACATCGTGCCCTGCATGAACAAGTACGGCATCTGTGTCATTGACAACTTCTTAGGCGAGGAGTTTGGACTGAGTATTTTGGAGGACGTGAGGGCGCTTTACATGACCGGCGACTTCACCGACGGACAGCTGGTCAGTCAGAGGAGCGACTCGTCTAAGGACATTCGGGGGGATAAGATCACCTGGGTTGAGGGGAAGGAGCCCGGCTGTGAGAGGATAGCGTTTCTCATGAGCCGCATGGATGATGTGATCCGACACTGTAACGGAAACCTGGGCAGCTACAGGATCAATGGAAGAACGAAA GCAATGGTGGCATGTTACCCTGGCAATGGCACAGGATATGTACGGCATGTGGATAACCCAAACGGTGATGGGAGATGCGTCACCTGCATATATTACCTAAATAAAGACTGGGATGCCAAG GAACATGGTGGCATTTTGCGGATCTTTCCAGAGGGAACCGCGCAGTTTGCAGACATTGAGCCCAAGTTTGACAGACTTTTGCTCTTCTGGTCAGACAGACGGAACCCACATGAGGTCCAGCCAGCTTATGCCACAAG GTATGCTATAACGGTGTGGTATTTTGACGCTGATGAGCGAGCTCGTGCTAAAGAGAAATATTTAACAG GAACAGGTGAAAGAGGTGTAAAAGTGGAGCTTAACAAGCCGTCTGAGCCCAGCTAA